Genomic segment of Nostoc sp. TCL240-02:
TCAGATCACATTGTCATGAAAGCTTGACAATATGATCCCAGAAAAGCTTATAAATTCGTAATATAGGCAAAAAAGCTATAGAAACCACTTGATCCCTAGATATGCTTAGTGGTTAATATTGACTTAACAAACGGAACTTCTTCGATCCCAAAGAAATGCTAATTTTGGCATAACTAGGAATTGCTTATGAAGTTACCTCAATTTAAAAACAGATTAAAAAACTTAAAACTGGGCAACACCAGGAGTCAGGAATAAGAAATTCATCTGGATGTGGATGATCTTTTACATAGCATTCTTTAACCAGGGGAAATCATTTACCGCTTACACTACTGGAGGCCAAATTAATGGCAAAAGAACGCCCGCCACTAGAGGAGATGACCTTACGGCAACTACGAAGAGTTGCCAGCGAATATAGCATCTCTCGCTATAGCCGAATGCGTAAATCACAATTGCTGGCATCAATTTTAGAAGTCCAGCGCAGCAAAAATTTGCTCAGTCCATCTCGTTCATTGGAGGCTCAAGAAACCGTGGAAGCTGCTAAGTTTGAATTAGGTCAGGAAGATCGTACAGGTGGATCTCTAGCTGATGTTGATGAAGGACTCGCAGATTTGCCTTCTGGCTATGGTGAAAGCCGGATTGTCCTGTTACCGCGCGATCCACAATGGGCTTACACTTACTGGGATATTCCCAATGAACATAAAGAGGAACTGCGTCGCCAAGGTGGACAACAACTCGCGTTACGGATTTATGATGTTACCGACATCAATATCGAATACCAAAGCCCTCACAGCATTCAAGAATATCCTGCTGATGAACTAGCTAGAGAATGGTATCTACCAGTTCCAGTTAGCGATCGCGATTATGTGATAGATATTGGCTATCGTGCTGCTGATGGTCGCTGGTTAGTACTAGCTCGTTCTGCTAGAGTACATATTCCCCCCGTCTATCCTTCTGACTGGATTGAAGATGTCTTCATCACTGTCAACTTTGAAGAAGATTTGCGCGGTAAGACTCAGTACGAACTAGTTCCCCCCGCCAAGAAAATTGCAGCTACCGCTAATGGTAATACTGTTGTCAATACCAACGGCAATCCTATCTACGACCAAATCTTTGGTTTAGCCGAATCTGCCGAAGCACAACGTGTTGCTGGTTCTATCTTCGGTTCCCAGCATCAAGTACCAGGTTCAGCGCGTCCAGAACAAGCCCTTAGTTCCTACATTTTCCCCTCTGGTGTGGGTATGTGGGCAGTTCCTACCGTCTCTGGCTTAACCGCCTCCGGTGCAGGAATGTCAGGTGTTGGCTTCTCCGCTTCCGCCGTTCCAGTGCGTCCGCGCCAATTCTGGTTAATTGCCGATGCTGAGTTGATAGTTTACGGTGCAACCGAACCCGACGCTACTGTAACCATTGGTGGCCGTCCAATCCAACTAAATCCAGATGGCACATTCCGCTTCCAAATGTCCTTCCAGGATGGTTTAATTGACTATCCGATTTTGGCTGTAGCTGCTGATGGTGAGCAAACTCGGTCAATTCAGATGAAATTTAATCGTGAGACACCATCTCGCAACACTAACACTAAAGAAGAAGCTGTTTTAGAATGGTTCTCTTAATTTGTAGTTATTCAGATTAATTTCAGACTGAAATTTTAAATTATTCCCCGCTATAGTAATTCTGTAGCGGTTTTTTTGTATTATATGCCAACAAAAAAATTATTTTTGTTATTTATCTTGATAATTGGCGCAAGCTTATTATCAGGTTGTCAAGAGATTGAAGCAAATTTAGTCCCTAAAGCATCTAAAACTTGCCCTGGCAAAGATCCTAAATTCAGTATTGACTTTTTTAAAACCAATAATCAAGGTAAAAAAAATCCCAGAGGGATTAACAATGTGATTATTTTTAATCCAAAATCAGCAGAATTAGATTTCAAAGTTAATGTTGGTCTATCTCATAAACTCTACGCCAAAGATGCCAGAGGTAAGCTGCGTAAAGAATATGTACCAAAACAGTTTCATGAACTCATTGGCGATGAGAATGCCAAATTGAACGGACAGCTACCCATTGCTGCAATTAATGCCGACTACATAGGTACTGATAATAAACCACAAGGTTTAAATGTCTCTCGTGGTATAGAGTATTCAGGAGCGTTTAAAAACAAGCGTTCTTCCTTTGGGATATCAGGAGGTACACCCAACCAAAGGCAGGCTACTATCCAAGCTGGTAAAAGACAAAACGATATTCTCAATTACAATTTAGTAGGCGGTAATGGCAGATTCTATCGTCAGGGTAAGTTTAAAGATATTTGTCAAGATTTGGGAGAATTTGCTTGTAAAAATGCCACCAATCGTTCTCTGGCAGCTATCACTACTCAAGGCTATGTAATACTATTAGTTAATGACTTGAAAGCTAATTCAGAGATTGAATTATCTCAACTTAATCAAGAGTTACTGCCAGATATGTTTGATAATATCTTACAAGGCATTGCTAGCAATAACTGTTTAGGTAATATTCAAGAAGGAATTTTATTTGATGGAGGTATGTCTCCAGGATTGTATTATAACCAGAAAACTTATGTAGAAAATCTTGGGCCAATTGGTTCAGTGTTTTTAATCTATAAAAAATAAAACATTAGAAAATTATTACACTATGGTATGAGATTGCTTGGGGCAATTCATGAATTGCCCCTACCTGTATTATTAGTTGAGATGATAGATGGATTTACGTCGTGCTGTAGTAGGTTTACTTCCATATAACTAAATTTTAAAATACTGACTCTTTAACTTTTCGCAAATTCTCTAGCTTGTTTGGATTTACCCAACGATTGACAAATTCATGGTTATGTTTGTATACCTTAATTTTTACTTGCTTAGAACTTAATTGAACTACTTCGGCGGGAATTCTTTGGACATCGCTAGAATCTGCACGAGCCTTGTAAAGCCAAATGACTTTTTGCCCTACTTGAAAGTAATCAGGATTGTTAGTTGAAGAAGGCGTTTTTTCTGCCCATGAAGGGAAAGCAACTGCTAAGTTGATTAAAAGTACTAACACCACTAGAGTAATTTGGAAAAGTTTCATAATCATTGCACTTGTCTTCGGTCTGCTGAAATAATCAATCTGCTGATCTAGCATTTAACTTATTCTCCTTTTTTCTTTTATCAAAGGTGAAAGGTAAGTACACTAAGAAAAATTATGCAAAACTATACGTGGTAGAGCAATAGCCATACGGAAAGACGCTTCTCTGCGAGACCTTTGGTAACTTGCTTCTCCGTAGGAGTATGCGTCTACAACAAATTGCCCCTACCTAAAAATCTTTCTTTTCGGCTATTGTTTGTATAAGTTCTGTAAAGTAAAAACCTCTACTAATTTCAGGATAAAGCGACCTAGAGAATAAAATCAAATATTCTTTTTTCTTAAAAAGATAACTTAAAGTTATTGTAAAATAATAATGCGATCGCTTGAGTTCACAATCTCTATCTCAGGAGCAGTAGACGCAAAAGAGCATTTTGTCGTAAAAATTGTTAATACGTGGCGCTTTATAAACTTGCATCTATATGGCTCATCGTGGAAGCCGATTTATGGCAAAGCAACCTAATTCGTGTCGCCATCTGGCAAGAGTTAAATCTGGCTGAAGAAAATTTTCTGCCTATTTTGGTGTTACTTTCCTAACAATTAATCTTTGCGAAAATGAATATGTAAAATCTTATATTTTAATAACACAGCGAATTAGTAACCTACTCAAGGAGTTCAGTGAACGAGTTTTAAATTTTTAAGAAAACAGACTTTTGAGAATAAGACTAAGTATTGTTTGTGAGTTCTGAATAAAAATTCACGTTTGTAGTTTGGAATATCTATCAGATAAGCTGACAATAGAAGATAGCTAAAATAGCAACTTACCTCTAAAATGACGATTTCAATGCTTTGAAAAGTCATGGACTTGGCATTTCAAAGCTGTATATGACCTTGAATATCCTCTAAAATAAGTGTGTAGGAACATAAAGTCTAATTTAGAGGGTGTTTTGACAAAATACGACCACAGATGTAGCCTGTAACCGACGCATGACCAATCGAGAGGAACTAATGAAGAACGAGTCAACGTCAGCAAGAAACGCCGACGTAAATTTACTTCTCGGCGGTGGTGAAATGGGTGCTAGGATGCGAGAAGTGGACTGGTCAAAAACCTCTCTTGGCCCAACACAGCAGTGGCCACAGAGTTTAAAGACTGCCGTGCGGATTATGCTAACTTGCCGCCAACCGATGTTTGTCTGGTGGGGCGAAGAACTCATAAACCTTTATAACGATCCTTATAAAGCTATTATTGGCGGCAAACATCCAGAAGCCCTGGGGCAGCCAGCTTCTGATGTATGGCGGGAAATATGGGATCAGGTAAGGCCTCGCGCTGAATCAGCGATGTTGAAGAACGAGGGTACTTATGATGAAGCGCTGCTGCTAATAATGGAGCGCAACGGCTATCCAGAAGAAACCTATTATACTTTCTCATACAGTCCAGTTCCTAATGACCAAGGCGACACAGGCGGGATAATCTGTGCCAACACAGACGACACTCAGCGCATCATTGGTGAACGTCAGTTAACACTTTTACGCGAACTAGCGGCTAGGACAGCAGACGCGCGGACATTCGATCAAGCCTGTACACTAAGTGCAAATTGTCTGGAAAGCAACCCTTACGATTTGCCTTTTGCAATGATTTATCTGGTTGATGCAGATCAGCAACAAGTTTTTCTGGCTGGAACGTGCCACATCGGTCAGAATCATGTAGCAGCCCCTGAAACAGTCGATCTCGATTCTGATTGCGTTTGGCCATTTGCGGAAGTTATCAGAACACATCAGGCCAAACTGATTTCTGATTTGGAAGTGTCTTTTAGTAGCTTACCCTGTGGTGTTTGGGAGCGATCGCCCCATCAAGCGATCGCAGTGCCAATTGCACCATCCGGTCAAACCGGAAAAGCTGGTATATTAATTGCTGGGTTGAATCCCTTCAGACTATTCGACGATAACTATAGAAGATTCATTGATTTAGTTGCGGCTCAAATTGCAGCCAGCATCGCCAACGCCCAAGCTTACGAAGAAGAACGCAAACGCGCCGAAGCCTTGGCAGAAATTGATCGCGCTAAAACTGTCTTTTTCAGCAACGTCAGCCACGAGTTTCGTACCCCTCTAACCCTCATGTTAGGGCCATTAGAGGAAACCTTAGCTAATTGTGCCAGCCTACTGCCAGCCAACGAACGAGAGCAGTTAGAAATGGTGCAACGGAATGGACTCCGCCTACTCAAACTAGTCAACAGCCTGCTAGATTTCTCGCGCATCGAAGCCGGACGAGTTCAAGCCTCTTATGAACCCACCGATCTGGCCACTTTCACCGCAGAACTAGCTAGTGTATTTCGTTCAGCAGTAGAACGCGCAGGGATGGAATTATCAGTCAATTGTCCTTCCCTTCCAGCACCAGTGTATGTAGATCGGGAAATGTGGGAAAAGATTGTTCTGAACCTGCTCTCGAATGCCTTCAAGTTCACGATGACTGGAAAAATCGCGGTAAGCTTACAGTGGGCAAACGACCATATTGAGTTTGCAGTCCAAGATACAGGAATTGGTATTCCAGCAGAAGAAATTCCCCATCTTTTTGAACGATTCCACCGCGTCAAAGGAGCACAAGGACGAACTTTTGAAGGGTCAGGAATTGGATTGTCACTGGTGCAAGAATTGGTGCAAATGCATGGGGGAACAGTCAAAGCAACCAGTGTTCTAGGAGTAGGCAGTTGCTTTACTGTATCAATTCCAACGGGATATGCTCATTTGCCTTCAGCCCGGATTAGTGCCTCTCGAACCTTAGCTTCAACTGCATTAGGTACAACACCCTATCTAGAAGAAGCTCTGCGTTGGCTGCCAGAAGAAGTAGGGATTGGGGACTGGGAACTAGGAACTGGGGAAAGGGAACTGGGAAAATGGGAAACTGGGGAAGGGACAAGAGAAGAGTTTTCCCAATCCCCAATCCCCATCGCCCCTAATCGCCAAAGGGGGCACCGAGTTCCCCAATTCCCAATCCCTCGAATTCTCCTGGCTGACGATAATGCAGATATGCGTGATTATGTCAAGCGGCTGTTAAGTCAGCAGTATGAGGTGGAATCAGTGGCGGACGGTTTAGCTGCTTTGGATTCGGCTCGTGGGCGTATCCCAGATTTGGTACTAACGGATGTAATGATGCCTGGATTAGATGGTTTTGGATTGCTGCAAGAATTACGGGCTAATCCGCAGACAAACAAAGTTCCAATTATTCTGCTGTCGGCGCGGGCGGGGGAAGAGGCACGGGTGGAAGGATTAGAAGCGGGAGCCGATGATTACTTAATTAAACCGTTCTCTGCTCGGGAATTATTGGCACGGGTGGAGGCAGCCTTAAAAATGGCTCGTCTGCGTGAGGAGGCAATGCAACGAGAGCAAGGGTTACGGATTGAAGCTGAGGTTGCAAAAGCACACTTAGAAACTGTCCTAGCTGGTATCCAAGACCAGTTTTTTGTGTTGGATCGGGAATGGCGTTATACCTTTGTCAATGATCGCCTAGCAGAAGTTGTGGGCATCCAAAAGGAAGAGTTACTAGGTAGGATCATTTGGGAAGTGTTTCCAGATGTGGCCAAAAGTGAGTATTATACCCAAGTTAATCGGGCGATCGCACAACAGACATTTGTTCAGTTTGAATACTTTTATCCCGCTTGGCAACGCTGGTTTGAGAATCGCGTTTACCCCTTTGGTGAAGGAGTAAGCATCTTTATTACAGAGATCAGCGATCGCAAACAGGCAGAGAAAGCCCTTCGTGAAAGCGAAGAACAGTTCCGCAACATGGCTGATAATGCCCCCTTCATGGTTTGGGTAACAGATAGCGATAGTTACTGCACCTATCTCAGTAAAAGCTGGTACGATTATACCGGTCAAAGCGATGAAACAGGTCTGGGATTTGGTTGGTTGAACGTCGTACATCCAGAAGATTGCGATGAGGTTAGGAATATTTTCCTGGAAGCTAGCAAGCGGTGTGAGGCTTTCCGTATGGAGTACCGCTTGCACCGCAAAGATGGCGAGTATCGTTGGATGATCGATGCTGCGAATCCTTGGTTTGGTGTGGACGGTGAGTTTAAAGGTTACATCGGCTCACTAATTGACATTACAGAACGCAAGACAGCAGAAGCCGAACGCGATCGCCTTCTAGAACTTGAGCAAGCTGCTAGAACCGAAGCCGAAACAGCCAACCGGATTAAAGATGAGTTTCTGGCAGTGCTTTCCCATGAATTGCGATCGCCTCTTAATCCGATTCTTGGTTGGGCGAGACTCTTACAAACCCGTGAATTTCAAGCAGCAGAGATCAAGAAAGCGATTGCAACCATCGAGCGCAATGCTAAATTACAAGCTCAACTAATTGAAGATTTGCTTGATGTCTCTCGGATCTTACAAGGCAAGCTCAACCTGAAGATGTTTCCCGTCAACCTAGTAATGGTGATTGAAGCGGGATTGGAGACAGTGCGTTTGGCAGCAGAAGCTAAAGATATTCAGATTCAGACAATGCTGGATGCTTCTTTGGGGCAAGTTTTGGGTGATTCCGGCCGTTTACAACAAGTAATTTGGAATCTGTTATCGAATGCTGTCAAATTCACTCCTGAAGGAGGACAAATAAATATTCAACTGGAACGTATTGAGACTCAAGCTCACATTACCGTCAGCGACACAGGTAAGGGAATCAACCCTGACTTTCTCCCTTATGTATTTGAATATTTTCGTCAGGCTGATGGCACGACAACGCGAAAGTTTGGTGGGTTGGGGTTAGGGTTAGCAATTGTCCGTCATTTGATCGAACTACATGGTGGCACAATTTGGGCAGAAAGTTTAGGGGAAGGACAAGGAGCTATTTTTACAGTTAGGCTACCCCTGATCAAAAAAGATTTAACCCCAAAACAACAGATAAATATCGATCCTTTAAATCCTTCTTCTCCAGATGAAATCCTTGCAGGCATCCAAATTTTAGTTGTAGACGATGACGATGATACCCGTGAGTTTCATACATTTGTGCTAGAACAGGCTGGTGCAAGGGTAATTGCTGTGGCATCAGCAAAAGATGCACTGCAAATATTTGCAGAGTTAGAACCAGATGTTTTGCTCAGTGATATTGGAATGCCAGAGACAGATGGCTATATGCTAATACGCCAAATTAGAGCATTGCAACCAAAGCAAGCTAAACAGATTCCCGCGATCGCTTTAACTGCTTATGCTGGAGAAATCAACCAGCAACAAGCAATCGCATCAGGATTTCAAAGGCATCTGTCTAAACCCGTTGAACCAGATGAGTTAGTCAAGGCAATTGCAACTTTGATTGGTCGAAATGGCTGAGTTTCTAAAAAGCAACGGGAAGGGTGCGGGGGCAGGGGGCAGGGGGAAAGAGAATACAGTTCAGATATGAGCAAAAGACTTGTAGAGACGGCGATTTATCGCGTCTCAAAAACCCAAAATTTTTGCCAGTAGACCTTAACCCAAGCGTATTGGGGGGAAAGAGGGTTTTCTGGTTATTGCACAAATGCGGTAATCATAACTAATTAACTAGATATGATATCAGCGATCGCTAAGATTGATTATCAGCAAAAAACTATTGAAAAATTTCCCCCTGCCCCATTCTCTCTGCCCGAATAAGTCTTTAAGCGAACATGATATGACTTATGACTAATCCTCTAGGAAATCAGGCAGCGTTGTCACTTCAAACCAATATTCCACTAGCATCTGAATATCTCGTTTCAGTTGAGCAAAATTGATTGGCTTAACAATATAGCTGTTGACACCGTATTGATAACATACTTCAATATCTTTGGGATTGTTAGAGGTAGTAAACACCACCACCGGAATCATTTTCAAGCTGTCATCCTGTTTAATCCGGCGCAGCACTTCTCGTCCATCGGTTCCGGGCAGGTTCAAGTCAAGGACAATCAAGCCGGGACGGGGCGCACTTTCGCGCTCAATATACCTGCCAGTCCGATAAAGAAATGCTAAGGCTTGTTCCCCATTCACACACCGTTGGATGGCGATCGCAACGGAAGATCGCCCTAGAAATCGTTGCAGTGCCTCAAAGTCTTCGTTGCTATCCTCCACAATTAAAAGTAGGGGCGTTTGCTGGATTAGGGAGGCTGAAATCTGAGTCATTTATTTGCCTCCGGCGACAGGGTAAAGTAAAATGTGCTGCCAAGAGTTGGGATAGATTCCACCCAAATTCTACCACCGTGACGCTCCACAATTTTGCGGGCAATGGTTAACCCTACGCCAGTCCCACCTCCAAAGTCGTCCCGCCCATGTAAGCGGCGGAAGATTTGAAAGATTTTGTCAAGATGTTCTTCTAAAATGCCAATGCCGTTATCACGAACGTAGAAAGTCAGAGAAGTGGGAGCAATTTTGCTTTCGCCATTTCCTTCAACGTAACCAATTTCAACCCACTTTTGGGGTTTATCATTGTACTTAATGGCGTTGCTGATTAGGTTGCTAAAGAGTTCATTAATCTGAGGGCGATCGCATTGAACGCTTCTTAGGGGTTGAGGAATGCGAAACTCGACTTCGCTTTGGGGTCGGGCTATGGTCAAAGTGCCGATTACCTGTTGCACTACGTCATTCAGATTCACTCGTTGCCGAATCAGTTCGGCGCGTCCCAAGCGGGAGAAATAGAGGAGTGAGTTGATCAGGTCTTCCATTCGCTGCGTCAGGCGCACCAGGGTTTGGAGTTTGGCAATTCCATCGTCATCCAGTACGTCTGCATAGTCTTCCATTAAGAAGTTGGCATAGTTGTGAATGCCCCGCAGAGGTTCCTTCAGGTCATGAGAGGCAACGTAGGCAAAGGAATCGAGTTCTTCGTTACTCCGTTGTAATTCAAAATTCATCGATGCCAGTTTGTCTGCTTGGCGCAACACAACACCCACAACCAGGCTTCGCAGTTCAGTAACCGCTTCAACTTCGCAAGGTTTCCAAGGTAGGGCACATCCTTTCACCGTTTCTTGCCACAATGTAAAAGATTTGCGAGGAGACATCCGTAAACTACCATCTGAGAAAACTTCTACAGGTTTGTTGGGGTTGCCGCCCCAATTCACGCTTTGAATTACTTCTGGACGAAACCAGAGAATGTAATTGTGATGAACTCTAGAAATTTCCAGGGCTAACACTCCACTGGCGATCGCTTGATATGACTCTGCGGCAGGATAATTTTTCGTGAGCGATCGCGTCTCAAACAAGTTATGATCAAAATGCGGTTTAATCCAATTAAGCAAGGCATGAACCTCTTCCTCAGAGGGTGTTTTACCCACTCTAATACACTGATCGCCACTGCATATCGCCGCTCCTGTGGCGCTGACTAGATTAAGTAATTGAGATTTTAGTTGCACCATACCATCCAGGAAATACTCAGCCTGAGATAACTCTTCAACAAATTGAGTTTGCAATGATTTCAATAGGCTTTTGTAATCAATGTCTTCACTCGCTTCTTTGTTTGCCAGTTCCACAGACATCACCTGTCCAATGAACTCGCACACAGTGCGAATATTGTAAGAAATATATTTGGGCGAAGAATGATGACAGGCAATCAATCCCCAAAGCTTTTTTTCGTGCATCAGAGAAATAGACATAGAGGCAGTAACGCCCATATTTTGCAGATACTCTAAATGAATCGGAGAAACACTCCGCAACACTGATAGACTCAGATCAAGCGGTTGATTTGTCAAAGGATTGTTCGCTGGAATTAAGGCAACAGGTTGGTAACTGGCATCTGGAATTAGCCGCAGCCAGTTAAGAGTGTATAACTGTCGGGCTTGCTTGGGAATGTCAGAGGGT
This window contains:
- a CDS encoding DUF4912 domain-containing protein, with protein sequence MAKERPPLEEMTLRQLRRVASEYSISRYSRMRKSQLLASILEVQRSKNLLSPSRSLEAQETVEAAKFELGQEDRTGGSLADVDEGLADLPSGYGESRIVLLPRDPQWAYTYWDIPNEHKEELRRQGGQQLALRIYDVTDINIEYQSPHSIQEYPADELAREWYLPVPVSDRDYVIDIGYRAADGRWLVLARSARVHIPPVYPSDWIEDVFITVNFEEDLRGKTQYELVPPAKKIAATANGNTVVNTNGNPIYDQIFGLAESAEAQRVAGSIFGSQHQVPGSARPEQALSSYIFPSGVGMWAVPTVSGLTASGAGMSGVGFSASAVPVRPRQFWLIADAELIVYGATEPDATVTIGGRPIQLNPDGTFRFQMSFQDGLIDYPILAVAADGEQTRSIQMKFNRETPSRNTNTKEEAVLEWFS
- a CDS encoding phosphodiester glycosidase family protein, which codes for MPTKKLFLLFILIIGASLLSGCQEIEANLVPKASKTCPGKDPKFSIDFFKTNNQGKKNPRGINNVIIFNPKSAELDFKVNVGLSHKLYAKDARGKLRKEYVPKQFHELIGDENAKLNGQLPIAAINADYIGTDNKPQGLNVSRGIEYSGAFKNKRSSFGISGGTPNQRQATIQAGKRQNDILNYNLVGGNGRFYRQGKFKDICQDLGEFACKNATNRSLAAITTQGYVILLVNDLKANSEIELSQLNQELLPDMFDNILQGIASNNCLGNIQEGILFDGGMSPGLYYNQKTYVENLGPIGSVFLIYKK
- a CDS encoding ATP-binding protein, giving the protein MKNESTSARNADVNLLLGGGEMGARMREVDWSKTSLGPTQQWPQSLKTAVRIMLTCRQPMFVWWGEELINLYNDPYKAIIGGKHPEALGQPASDVWREIWDQVRPRAESAMLKNEGTYDEALLLIMERNGYPEETYYTFSYSPVPNDQGDTGGIICANTDDTQRIIGERQLTLLRELAARTADARTFDQACTLSANCLESNPYDLPFAMIYLVDADQQQVFLAGTCHIGQNHVAAPETVDLDSDCVWPFAEVIRTHQAKLISDLEVSFSSLPCGVWERSPHQAIAVPIAPSGQTGKAGILIAGLNPFRLFDDNYRRFIDLVAAQIAASIANAQAYEEERKRAEALAEIDRAKTVFFSNVSHEFRTPLTLMLGPLEETLANCASLLPANEREQLEMVQRNGLRLLKLVNSLLDFSRIEAGRVQASYEPTDLATFTAELASVFRSAVERAGMELSVNCPSLPAPVYVDREMWEKIVLNLLSNAFKFTMTGKIAVSLQWANDHIEFAVQDTGIGIPAEEIPHLFERFHRVKGAQGRTFEGSGIGLSLVQELVQMHGGTVKATSVLGVGSCFTVSIPTGYAHLPSARISASRTLASTALGTTPYLEEALRWLPEEVGIGDWELGTGERELGKWETGEGTREEFSQSPIPIAPNRQRGHRVPQFPIPRILLADDNADMRDYVKRLLSQQYEVESVADGLAALDSARGRIPDLVLTDVMMPGLDGFGLLQELRANPQTNKVPIILLSARAGEEARVEGLEAGADDYLIKPFSARELLARVEAALKMARLREEAMQREQGLRIEAEVAKAHLETVLAGIQDQFFVLDREWRYTFVNDRLAEVVGIQKEELLGRIIWEVFPDVAKSEYYTQVNRAIAQQTFVQFEYFYPAWQRWFENRVYPFGEGVSIFITEISDRKQAEKALRESEEQFRNMADNAPFMVWVTDSDSYCTYLSKSWYDYTGQSDETGLGFGWLNVVHPEDCDEVRNIFLEASKRCEAFRMEYRLHRKDGEYRWMIDAANPWFGVDGEFKGYIGSLIDITERKTAEAERDRLLELEQAARTEAETANRIKDEFLAVLSHELRSPLNPILGWARLLQTREFQAAEIKKAIATIERNAKLQAQLIEDLLDVSRILQGKLNLKMFPVNLVMVIEAGLETVRLAAEAKDIQIQTMLDASLGQVLGDSGRLQQVIWNLLSNAVKFTPEGGQINIQLERIETQAHITVSDTGKGINPDFLPYVFEYFRQADGTTTRKFGGLGLGLAIVRHLIELHGGTIWAESLGEGQGAIFTVRLPLIKKDLTPKQQINIDPLNPSSPDEILAGIQILVVDDDDDTREFHTFVLEQAGARVIAVASAKDALQIFAELEPDVLLSDIGMPETDGYMLIRQIRALQPKQAKQIPAIALTAYAGEINQQQAIASGFQRHLSKPVEPDELVKAIATLIGRNG
- a CDS encoding response regulator, which codes for MTQISASLIQQTPLLLIVEDSNEDFEALQRFLGRSSVAIAIQRCVNGEQALAFLYRTGRYIERESAPRPGLIVLDLNLPGTDGREVLRRIKQDDSLKMIPVVVFTTSNNPKDIEVCYQYGVNSYIVKPINFAQLKRDIQMLVEYWFEVTTLPDFLED
- a CDS encoding ATP-binding protein, which encodes MTDETIDLTNCDREPIHIPNLIQPHGVLLVLQDPTLEILQVSSNSQEVLARQPEELLGKPLSYLFNATQIKLIQQCLAEDFESINPLNFSIKRLNKSIYFDGIVHRLDNIIILELEPKQAKGQISFFDFYQQVRGTITRIQKAPTLLEMCQTVVTEVRRITGFERVMVYKFDQEGAGSVIAEDTNQETPYLDLHYPPSDIPKQARQLYTLNWLRLIPDASYQPVALIPANNPLTNQPLDLSLSVLRSVSPIHLEYLQNMGVTASMSISLMHEKKLWGLIACHHSSPKYISYNIRTVCEFIGQVMSVELANKEASEDIDYKSLLKSLQTQFVEELSQAEYFLDGMVQLKSQLLNLVSATGAAICSGDQCIRVGKTPSEEEVHALLNWIKPHFDHNLFETRSLTKNYPAAESYQAIASGVLALEISRVHHNYILWFRPEVIQSVNWGGNPNKPVEVFSDGSLRMSPRKSFTLWQETVKGCALPWKPCEVEAVTELRSLVVGVVLRQADKLASMNFELQRSNEELDSFAYVASHDLKEPLRGIHNYANFLMEDYADVLDDDGIAKLQTLVRLTQRMEDLINSLLYFSRLGRAELIRQRVNLNDVVQQVIGTLTIARPQSEVEFRIPQPLRSVQCDRPQINELFSNLISNAIKYNDKPQKWVEIGYVEGNGESKIAPTSLTFYVRDNGIGILEEHLDKIFQIFRRLHGRDDFGGGTGVGLTIARKIVERHGGRIWVESIPTLGSTFYFTLSPEANK